AATAGGATCGTCGTTCGAAAGAGCTGCGTTAATGAAATTGTTAAAGAATAAAGTTTTCGGTTTGGGTATTTGAAATTTGGGTATATAAAAATTTCTcactatttttttatttaatttcttatcAATGGATAATTCTTTATGTTATCGAATTTCCTGAGGAGAATTTGAAGAGCCTACAAAGGGGAGGCTTCCAAGCAAAATTTTGACTGCCTCAAGATTAAAAAACAATGAACAAAGTCAAAGAGAAACAAAATGGCAGCCACGGAGGTAGCTGAAATAATTAAGTtcattaaaaaacatttttcccCACGAGAGTGAGCCCAAGGACATGGCCCCAATGTTTCATAAGAATGCCAGGCACAACAAGATGCCATATAATTTACTTATTTCATGTTTAAACAGCCTGCAAAAGTGTTGTCTTTGCTGGCGGAATATGGAAATGCTCTCATATGTGACAACCAGGACACGTCTGGAGGGAGCAAGAGGGGTGCGTTAGGGGGAAAAGTGTGGAAAACAGGAGTCGGGGCTGACGTTGCCACAttgtctgtgcatttatgCGGAAATGTGAAAGGCAAACATTAGCGTAAATTAGCGACGCGTAAATCGCTTAACCTGCTCGACTAGCTGAGCGGGGGAAGGGAACTGGATGAGCAGGATGTCAGGAAGCTGGAGTTTTGAGGCATTAAAAGTTGGCCACTTTTGCTGTTTGTGGGCCATAATAGCTTTCTGCACAATTAAGGAATTAGTTGGAGAGCTGATCAGTGAGTTTCCGAAAGGTTTTTAAACAGAATTCTACATTAATTCAAGCCATTTAAGATATTTCTTTATGACAGCTATATATACTCGTATACACAGtacaaatacaatttataAGCGAAGagatatttttttattcttgCTAAACTCAcgtaaacaatttttaaaacaaattagtAAACAGTAACACAACAAACTGTCTTGACTAAGACAAATAACTAGCCCCATGTTCACATTCTCGCTGCAATTGGTCGTGGTTGAACTTGATAAATGTATCATACTGCTCTGCCATTTTTTGAGTCAATGCTATTTCATATTCCAGCACTACCCGATCCTCGCATTGTTTCATCATTTCCCAGCACATTGATTTCAATTGCTGATAGGTAAACAGATTTCGGTCATCTTCAGTTTCTGGTTTGACCATCTGTTTCTCCGATTTTGGGCGACATTCCTCCGAATCACTAAAGTCACTATCATGTAATACTGGCAATCCCATCAATAACTCTTTCGGGACATCTTGTTCGCTAATTATAGTCAAATTCTTTTTTATGATAAGATTTCGTAATCGCTTTGCGGGAAATATATCAAGCGAGTTGTCCTCCCAAGGAAACGATCGCTTCTGCGAAATGCTATCGACGCCTGGAATACTTTGGAGGGACAATTTTGTTAACTTCTTTTTGATGCAGTTGCTCCCACATCGATTTGTCGGACCGATATGCTGAGATTCCTCATCCAAAGGTAGTAAACGCTTTCGCGTTAGGGGAttcatgtttattttttggcttttaattttttttccgATTTGTTCTGTTCACTTCCAATTCGACAGGCAAACTGCCACGCTTACTGTGCTATGTTGTGAAGTcattttcccatttctttTTACAAAAGTATACAAAATCTATTTACGCTAGCCAatccaataaaattatatttaaccagtgttatatttattaaaaaacttCTCTGGCCGCCCTCTCTTGAAACATTAATTATGTATTCTGTTTACACTTTAACGCTAGAACgcgaatatataaaatatctCCATCAAGAacctatttatttttgtttttaaattttttcaaacCATAGACTATGGTATAACAACAACATGAACAACAGGAGTAGCTCAGGCGAGTCGTGTTAAGTAGACCCCAGTCTTAGACAATGACGTTTACAATTTACGATGTCATGACGCCATTTTTAAATCActgataatgataataaattaatatacaGACACCAGAGACCCAGGCTCACATGGGAGCAGAAAAGGCAGTAAAAGTATCCCTGCTCGTCCTTCGCAACCTTTGCGATGTTGTTTGTGTACTTATTTAGCATGAAAAGTCATTTTAAAAAGTGGAGGGAAAAACATTCTCGTTTTTTGCCATGGTTTTTTGATCTTTCTAGGTCTTCGTGTGCTCATTTTTTGttctttcctttttatttgaaGGTTGGGGTGTCGGATAAGTGTTTTTATGGCACACACTGAAAGGTTGTGCGACTCCTGGTTTTCCTCCCAGCCAGCTCTTGGGTGGGTCTTTAAAAACGAGTCCTTAAAGTGATGGGAAAGCCAGGGAAATAAATGAGCTTCGTTTGGCCGCCTAGAACTCTTCGAACTGGTTCGAATGTGAGAACATTTGGCCAACACATGGCAACCACTCGCGCacattcaaataaataatcttTTCGCTCATAAATTCGCAATGTGGCACGCAATGGTACAAAAGTTTTACAGCTCCATTCGTACTTCCAAGTTGACACAAACATGGCAACGCAAGGAGTCGCATAAGAGATTTGTCCTGACCCTGTTTTGTTGGTCTCAGCCTTCAATTCATATTCTATGcgactcacacacacacagctaaAATCCTCTTCCTTCAGCGAGTAGTTCAAAATTTTCGTGTGCCCATTTATTTTTCCGTTCGCCGGCTCTGTTTCCCTTTTCTGGAGGGATTACACTGGGATCCGTTGCTGTGGCAACctttgaatttaaattacaACATCTACGTATAAGTTAcacatattatattattttaggTGAATATTTTGGTAATTAAAAAACACAGATATAACAATGCAtttatgttttcttttcgaTTTGATTTGTAATTGAATGATACAATAGAATTTAGATATTTTATTCAGTAACTGGTAGGTATAACAATTACATTGTAATCTCTAGCATTTATTTCTTCTAGATATACCATACTATTTTGCATGCATAACAATGATTTGTATCAGTgtgcttttgttgtttctgctcTGGTTTTTTCCAATTCGGGTTAATGCTTTTTTCGCAGTCGTCGCGACGGCGACAACAAGGACTCGTAGTCTTCTCGGATGTCCTTTGagagctgttgctgttggggAGACTGATTCAAGTGAAGACAAAGTTCTACCCACGAGTTTGCCTCTCCCGTCGGTAGGGAGAAAGTTGTTAAACGCTTTCAATGAGATTTTGAATGTTTTTCGTGCTGCAAATCGTATCTGCCGCAGACGAAGAACTTTCCCCGTCCCTAGCCGtattaacaataataatttccGCATGGGAATCAATAGacagataaacaaatattcaTATTAGATGCTCACTTGCTCTCCGCTTGTGTTTGTCTTTGTATTTTATGGATTTATGCATGACTATGAGCTGTATCTTCTCTTATGTATCTTTGGCCTTACTGagcttttatatttttgtaatgTTTCGTAAATATTTGCGGTACATGGCCGATGCCtaataatatttaacaatggctgcacacacaaacaaacattgctatgtattaaaataaataaatgttgtaAATGTCTATTATGACTGCGGGGAAGGGGAAAATATTCTGGAACGCCtgtttaatatttatgcataAATTTTCTGCGGCCCCATGAGGGAAATTGCCCAATTGGTTTTTGCCAAATGTTTATGACGTCCCCCTATGCACGAGTATTTTTTCGTATAATTTTTTGTGGCTTAAGGAAGGAAGGAAGTCATAGGATTCATGACTCAAGCCGACTGAAAATGTCGCAATCGCATGAATTGACAATATCAAGCAACCAATTATTCTCCAATGACTGCCTTTTTGCTTTTACTTTAGTTTGCGATAAGTGAGAAGGTAAACCGATTACGGACTtaagatatttatttatttgtttatttcttgttctttctttatttcacaatttaaCTGAAATGCTTTAATTTACTGACTGAATCAGTGGTTTCTAAAGTAAAGAAATAATGCCTCAATTGAGCTTATCaagtattttaattttaaccaaaattttgttaaattgaaaatgtaatGAGGCAAACCAATAAAGGCAATGATTGCCGTGCTCTGAATAAATTACTAGTTTCATGTCCTTAATTGCTCAAATAATTCCTGCGTATACATGTATGTAGCCAAAGCTCACTGACATTCTTGATGGACTTTCTCCCTGAAGCAGCTGTCTACGTCTTAATGTCTTTCAAATGCAAATCGTTGGACATGATATAAGCGTATGGCCCCCGGTCAATTACAATTAAAGAAACACTTAATGAAATCAATTGGTAGTTCATGCAATTTATATTCTTTTGCTCAGGCGATTAAGTACGAATATCCTCGCTCGAGCAAAAACCTAATTTCAATAGAAGGACGAAATCACATTAAGCCTGATGAAGGGACGGTTTATTGTTTATGTGTAGTGCTTGGATTGTTGTTACTCACACTCATTGTGATCCTTGGCGTTGACAGTGAGGACAGTGCTCTGCAAATCGGCATTTTCATCGATTTCAGTCTCGTACAGAAATCTATCGAAATACGGCGGCGAATCGTTTTTGTCGGCAATACCAATGCGTACAAATTTTGTAACTGCAAAtgagaaagaaaaagaaagcCAGCCATGATATAGATACTCATACTGTGTAAATAGATTGCTCGGTTGCATGTTCTTAGTGTATGAAATGCCAATAAGCAGCATTAATTATGGCAAATTTATTGATTGACAAATTGCGCGCGTGCCTCCTTTTGCGGTCGAGGAAGTCGTATACTTATTCGTTTATGTTCGAAACGTGGCAGGCATAAAAGAGGGTAGTACTCCAACCCCACACATACGTATATCACCAAATTTACTATACACCGAAAATAACTGGGCTATAAATTCGTTACTACTTAAAATTGAAGCAAACATAATAAAGttttaatacaaatttaaagGAAAATGTATTAGCATACTGAAATAATCTAGTATGAAAAAATGGGGTTTACAacgaaaaaataattttgatgGTACATGGTACATTACTTTGTTGTGGTGCACAATTGttgattttccaaatttctCAGCTTGTAAGGGAAACTATTGGCATGTTATCCCCTTGCTACACCAGATAAAGCCTCAGTCAA
This genomic stretch from Drosophila mauritiana strain mau12 chromosome 2L, ASM438214v1, whole genome shotgun sequence harbors:
- the LOC117150775 gene encoding akirin, with translation MNPLTRKRLLPLDEESQHIGPTNRCGSNCIKKKLTKLSLQSIPGVDSISQKRSFPWEDNSLDIFPAKRLRNLIIKKNLTIISEQDVPKELLMGLPVLHDSDFSDSEECRPKSEKQMVKPETEDDRNLFTYQQLKSMCWEMMKQCEDRVVLEYEIALTQKMAEQYDTFIKFNHDQLQRECEHGASYLS